In Amyelois transitella isolate CPQ chromosome 28, ilAmyTran1.1, whole genome shotgun sequence, the following are encoded in one genomic region:
- the LOC106134371 gene encoding uncharacterized protein LOC106134371, whose amino-acid sequence MQMSSRSKISELQVIISRMPLEVCCVTALPEFGIRWRDVSKAVRNARLPMTAASVARVLCRHVAKSLPAEELEDIVARLRLKLAASQSRTWHVIELSEKTNEDSVTMQIHTLAARVTQALRGRSRNMRPEVQSVLIDDLMYISIQLVSETKSSSVLFAATPPGEPVALVSSLGASSMLKGLVEGLGYSKYEDANLYGRDIRSLLRIHDRGWNENADHLTQIPDYQPAPVITNSGIDYTNKTYDSEYVDNLIGPDPPLLTDLNIRTTKSFFDPSRLNKQINLTVQLKSDDVAKTLKNWVMKSALAPTSDFFQIFHQIKSNKVTYCREDSD is encoded by the exons ATGCAGATGTCGTCTAGATCAA aaatctccgaacttcAAGTAATAATTAGTAGGATGCCACTGGAAGTGTGTTGTGTGACCGCTCTGCCAGAATTCGGCATCCGCTGGCGGGATGTGTCCAAAGCTGTGCGTAACGCCCGGCTACCGATGACGGCGGCGAGCGTCGCTCGAGTCCTGTGCAGACATGTGGCCAAGTCTCTGCCTGCCGAGGAGTTGGAAGATATTGTTGCTAGACTGCGGTTAAAAT TGGCAGCCAGCCAGAGCCGAACATGGCATGTAATAGAGCTATCGGAGAAGACAAATGAGGATTCTGTCACGATGCAGATCCACACACTTGCAGCACGGGTGACGCAGGCTCTGAGAGGCCGCAGCCGGAACATGAGACCGGAG GTGCAATCTGTGCTGATAGATGACCTGATGTACATCAGCATACAACTGGTGTCCGAGACCAAGTCAAGCTCGGTGTTGTTCGCGGCGACCCCGCCCGGGGAGCCTGTGGCTTTGGTCAGCTCACTTGGTGCTAGCTCCATGCTGAAGGGCCTCGTTGAAG gcCTCGGCTACTCTAAATATGAGGATGCGAATCTGTACGGACGAGACATACGCTCCCTACTGCGCATCCACGACAGGGGTTGGAACGAGAACGCGGACCATCTCACGCAAATACCCGATTATCAACCTGCACCGGTTATCACCAACTCGGGCATAGACTACACGAACAAAACATATGACAGCGAATACGTTGACAACTTAATAGGACCCGACCCACCTTTATTGACCGATCTGAACATAAGAACGACAAAATCGTTCTTCGATCCGTCTAGGCTGAACAAACAGATCAATTTGACGGTGCAACTGAAGAGCGATGACGTGGCTAAGACGTTGAAGAATTGGGTTATGAAGAGTGCTTTGGCACCGACGTCGGATTTCTTTCAGATTTTCCATCAGATCAAGTCGAATAAAGTCACGTATTGTAGGGAAGATTCGgattga
- the LOC106134402 gene encoding uncharacterized protein LOC106134402, producing the protein MGAKSPVKPRLRRGTFKCNICQRKLLSAQALKTHQYSIHNFQACASSSKAPDVAVEKSKTVSDKVSAAITKVAKPMNKLKQSNNVSVEGIEAFPHDKVSDLRKIQFECPICNEMSSTYYIAYKHIQNCHCINSKGQKVSRNNANPNIVKPVRVETCIKCDKRVRANDMHICHDTPAVPGESGFGVEYLCMGCKQKFGSVQLFDMHVSGLHSDGVESLFFPDMNEFLSWKTHVQTRTKCSYLILGKCNLKQTYRCTYMPPSETVNHSNISHICPASIVVQEFTKGIQVHFYKKHHGHMCPPYSCPEKFKKYLITTLMQKKDSFDVFYDEKDLYCQFKVLLESIIVEAAKVKIDDLKLMLEKALEMTAILNNYDEDDDEYTYSNKKTLCEEQVTKALNILKGKRKADDNESESVDHKKKKQPSEEVNLKIVNVVSMAKPIGDDIKEEPGNVHDVDKSCMVKKSDAKKTVDAESKTDVRKDDDVKIEIVSSPRILRNAQIQSPSFNDSYKDFVDKNFISVQNTSKTCPKTGKYQAPMKMSPLAAPSSGPGLRLRPLSKLVDPKQIEEELAKDDDNTAPKPIKNITFDMKNTKDLTVKKIDPNKDHTIRTVDPKENKGPNVESKFGASKTTKDVMKNKGPIVHKEFIPKMKPKKQVMKTRIGQFKPSFSPKKSLSPKKSEHNTSIGKVKDIEYEVKEQENDCNILILKI; encoded by the exons ATGGGTGCAAAATCGCCTGTGAAGCCAAGGCTCCGGCGTGGTACTTTTAAGTGCAATATTTGTCAGCGTAAATTGTTGAGCGCGCAGGCACTAAAAACTCACCAATATTCCATTCACAACTTTCAAGCCTGTGCCTCTTCATCGAAAGCGCCAGACGTAGCCGTGGAGAAATCTAAAACTGTCAGTGATAAGGTTTCAGCAGCAATTACAAAAGTAGCAAAACCAATGAATAAGTTGAAGCAATCAAATAATGTCTCTGTGGAGGGAATTGAGGCTTTTCCTCATGATAAAGTATCAGATTTGCGGAAAATTCAGTTTGAATGTCCAATATGCAATGAAATGTCCTCCACTTACTATAtagcatacaaacatatacaaaATTGTCATTGTATCAACAGCAAGGGGCAGAAGGT TTCCAGGAACAATGCAAACCCCAACATCGTGAAGCCGGTGCGAGTGGAGACATGTATCAAATGCGATAAGCGTGTACGTGCAAACGACATGCACATATGTCACGATACCCCAGCAGTACCTGGGGAATCTGGGTTCGGTGTGGAATACCTCTGCATGGGTTGCAAACAGAAGTTTGGGAGCGTACAATTGTTTGATATGCACGTTTCTGGACTGCATTCGGACGGTGTGGAGAGCCTGTTCTTTCCCGATATGAATG AATTTCTATCGTGGAAAACACATGTTCAGACAAGGACAAAATGTTCATACCTCATCCTCGGTAAGTGTAACTTGAAACAGACATACCGCTGTACATACATGCCGCCCTCGGAGACGGTCAACCACAGCAACATCTCCCATATTTGCCCGGCCAGCATAGTGGTCCAGGAGTTCACGAAAGGTATACAGGTTCACTTCTACAAGAAACACCACGGACACATGTGCCCACCGTACTCTTGCCCGGAGAAGttcaagaaatatttaattacaacacTAATGCAGAAGAAGGACTCATTCGATGTGTTTTACGATGAGAAAGACCTGTATTGCCAGTTTAAAGTTCTGCTGGAGAGTATTATAGTTGAGGCTGCTAAAGTTAAAATCGACGATTTGAAGCTCATGTTGGAGAAGGCTCTAGAAATGACCGCCATTCTTAATAATTACGACGAAGACGATGATGAATATACTTATTCCAATAAGAAAACATTGTGCGAAGAACAAGTAACTAAAgcgttaaatattttgaaaggtaAAAGAAAAGCCGATGACAATGAAAGTGAGAGTGTTGatcataaaaagaagaaacaaCCAAGCGAAGAAGTGAACCTCAAGATTGTTAATGTTGTGTCCATGGCTAAACCAATTGGGGatgatataaaagaagaaccgGGCAACGTGCACGATGTAGACAAATCGTGTATGGTAAAAAAGTCTGACGCTAAGAAAACAGTGGATGCGGAAAGTAAAACTGACGTCAGAAAAGATGATGATGTCAAAATAGAAATTGTGTCATCGCCGAGAATACTGAGGAACGCACAGATACAATCACCGTCCTTCAATGATTCGTACAAAGACTTTGTcgataaaaatttcatttctgTACAAAATACGTCGAAAACATGCCCTAAAACTGGTAAGTATCAAGCTCCAATGAAAATGAGTCCGTTGGCGGCACCGTCCTCTGGTCCAGGACTGAGATTGCGTCCGTTAAGCAAATTAGTTGATCCGAAGCAAATTGAAGAGGAGCTAGCTAAAGACGATGACAATACCGCGCCTAaacctattaaaaatatcacatttgACATGAAAAATACCAAAGATCTGACTGTAAAAAAGATTGATCCTAACAAAGACCACACTATAAGAACAGTTGACCCTAAAGAAAACAAAGGCCCCAATGTGGAATCTAAATTTGGTGCGAGTAAAACAACGAAGGatgttatgaaaaataaaggtCCAATAGTTCATAAAGAGTTTATACCGAAAATGAAACCTAAAAAGCAAGTGATGAAAACACGAATAGGACAGTTCAAGCCCAGTTTCTCACCGAAGAAGAGTCTCTCTCCAAAGAAGTCTGAACATAACACAAGCATCGGAAAGGTTAAGGACATAGAGTATGAAGTTAAGGAACAAGAAAATGACTGtaatatattgattttgaagATTTAA
- the LOC106134396 gene encoding WD repeat domain-containing protein 83, whose product MSELTSIATLKCKQQVVRAVRFNIDGTYCLTCGADKKIKLWNPHRQLLLKTYGGHANEVLDAAGSCDSSHIISGSADKSVILWDVTTGQPVRRYRGQAGSVTCVKFNEESTMAISGSIDNTVAFWDVVSRRQEPVQVLKDAKDTITSIQVTNYEILTSSVDCHVRLYDIRVGKMISDYIGQVVTYGNMTHDGQCYVLSCSDGTVRLFDKESGELLNTFKGHESKDYLLQNAVNEKDSHIISGSATGEIFYWDLVSSSCTQKLVHTKNKPVVTLSHHPTENCLLTACEDEIKLWGVKTMEE is encoded by the coding sequence ATGAGTGAATTAACATCAATAGCAACTTTAAAATGCAAACAGCAAGTTGTGCGTGCGGTGCGATTTAATATTGACGGCACATACTGCCTCACATGTGGCGCAgacaagaaaataaagttgtgGAATCCACACAGGCAACTCCTTCTAAAAACCTATGGAGGACACGCCAATGAAGTGCTTGACGCAGCTGGGTCGTGTGACAGCAGTCACATCATATCAGGAAGTGCTGATAAATCTGTCATTTTGTGGGATGTGACTACAGGCCAGCCAGTAAGGAGATATCGCGGGCAAGCAGGATCAGTAACCTGTGTGAAATTCAATGAGGAATCAACAATGGCGATTTCTGGTTCCATAGATAATACAGTCGCTTTTTGGGATGTTGTCAGCCGAAGACAAGAGCCCGTGCAAGTCCTCAAGGATGCCAAAGACACAATAACTTCCATTCAAGTTACcaattatgaaattttaacatCTTCAGTAGATTGTCATGTCCGTTTGTATGATATACGAGTGGGGAAGATGATATCTGATTACATAGGGCAAGTTGTTACTTATGGAAATATGACCCACGATGGACAATGCTATGTGCTAAGTTGTTCAGATGGAACTGTAAGGTTATTTGACAAAGAATCTGGAGAGTTACTGAACACTTTCAAAGGACACGAGAGCAAGGATTACTTGTTACAAAATGCTGTAAATGAGAAAGACAGTCATATAATATCAGGGTCGGCTACTGGCGAAATATTTTACTGGGATTTAGTATCGAGTTCCTGTACTCAGAAATTGGTGCACACAAAAAATAAGCCAGTAGTAACATTGAGCCACCATCCAACagaaaattgtttgttaaCAGCTTGTGAAGATGAGATTAAACTTTGGGGTGTCAAAACTATGGAGGAGTGA
- the LOC106134398 gene encoding sorting nexin-16: MEIVQKPEVRPKNGMSYTRDEMNNEVSSSSDEQQHNDPVTKFNNFYKTRYAETAVSDNEANEPRRPIQSRSHHKSMGNINEAYRNMNKKITKVQNSISNIDLSLHSTEIKKFESLQIPIVGYEVMEERAKFTIYKLKVEDDKRDQSWLVFRRYTDFVRLYSRLKAELPNIILPLPGKRWFRDNFEPAFLEERVRGLQIFVNALLNKLPNHPVIREFFCLDEPPQVFTYQPEVQAVYGALEDSITTLKMKIKQKDATITHLQKRIAQLELQAKNCPNCSQSTNY, translated from the coding sequence ATGGAAATAGTCCAAAAACCAGAAGTACGGCCTAAAAATGGGATGAGTTATACGCGTGATGAGATGAACAATGAAGTGTCTTCGTCCAGCGATGAGCAGCAACACAACGATCCGGTCACAAAGTTCAACAACTTCTACAAGACAAGGTACGCTGAGACAGCAGTATCAGATAACGAAGCTAACGAGCCTCGAAGACCAATACAATCACGAAGCCACCACAAAAGCATGGGCAACATCAACGAAGCATACAGGAATATGAATAAGAAAATCACTAAAGTACAAAATAGCATAAGCAATATAGACCTCAGCCTTCACAGCACAGAGATTAAAAAGTTTGAGTCGTTACAAATACCAATAGTCGGTTATGAAGTGATGGAGGAAAGAGCTAAGTTCACGATTTACAAGCTCAAAGTTGAGGATGACAAAAGGGACCAATCTTGGTTAGTTTTCAGAAGGTATACGGATTTTGTTCGGTTATATTCTAGATTAAAAGCTGAACTACCGAACATTATACTTCCTCTGCCAGGCAAGAGATGGTTTAGAGATAATTTTGAGCCCGCATTTTTAGAAGAGAGGGTACGTGGTTTACAAATTTTCGTGAACGCGCTTTTGAACAAGTTACCAAATCATCCGGTTATAAGGGAATTCTTCTGTTTGGACGAGCCTCCGCAGGTATTTACGTATCAGCCTGAGGTACAAGCAGTGTACGGAGCCCTGGAAGATTCAATAACTACGTTGAAAATGAAGATCAAGCAGAAGGATGCTACGATAACGCATCTACAGAAGCGCATCGCTCAGTTGGAACTGCAAGCTAAGAATTGTCCAAATTGCAGTCAAagtacaaattattaa